The genomic segment ACTGGGAAGAGCCGGACATAGCTGGATGGTCGGAATGGCATGGGAGGCGGTTAATGGCAACCATTCAACTATCATATATTCCGATGACTTTTCACCTACTCGCACGCACAGCGCCCAGTGATTTGGACTGAGCCAAACTGGCGTGTTCAACGTCCAATCACAATGCGACTCCGCGGTCACCTGCAAATCTCATTGGTAGTTTTAGGGTGGTAGCCATTTACGTCAGCTTCCAGTGTTCTGATGGTTTCTGGGAATCGTAGTGTTTGTTTTGGGCTGTGACAGCGTGGCCTGGACTTaaactcagttgccagtttattagtaACACCAGCTAAAACCAATGCAGTCAAATACAACAGACCTGCAACGAATCCTCCTTTCGTGACGGATGTAACGATTAGTTtctgttgaaattgttttagtgACATGTTAATTCAAtggtgatcattttggaggatgcagtttttgtggtgctgttgaattggATTATGCATTGTTATCATTGTGATGGATTTTTAAGCAAATATGACGCATGTTGACTTTTATACTGTATTACTCAGTACTAGCAGATTAACCTATAGTATGCGTTATGTTTTGCATTCAAGTCTTAGCCCATTTATCCTCGAAGAACTTTTAAAAgctgtaaataaatgcaaactagGAGTAAAACACACAAGATTCCAACAGATATAATATAAACGCTATATAATGGTAGTCAAAACAATCACAAATTGCTCAAATGTGTTATTAGCTTAATAGAGTATAGGTAATTAGGGCTAAGCCAGTGTATTTATTAACTCAGTggtataaatgtattaaaatattcaaatgaacgGCTTTTGGAGAGCCACTAAATTGTCTCTTCATTTTGGTTCCCTCATATTACTGTGAGAACATACAACAGTATCTGATCTGATCTTCTAGAGGCAAATTACTTAATGTTGAGGCACAGTCACGTATTTTCTGGAAGATTAGTATTAGCTGTTAGGCTGTGAGATCACAGTGTAAATAATGTATCTGAGTGAGATTTTATGAGATCAGACAACACATTCAGCAAAATCAAGATTTATTTGAAACTTGATCACTTTTCAGTAAGCATCTGGAAGAGAGATTTCATGGCAGGATAGTTCTGTCTGGTGTTGTTACTAAATACCCCCGCTTGGGTCAACGATGACAATCTCCTGACTGCTAACCACAGTGGTCTCAGCTCTAAAGCCTCTCTGGAAAGAAGCAGCAACGTCTCTCCCTGTGTACAAAACATGACAGTGGTCAGTTCCTGTCAGACTTGAGGTTAAGTAAGACACAAGATGATGCCATGATGTTGGTTTATGTATCATCAAAGTGAATACCGTACTACTTACTCTTTCTGAAGCACCTGGGTTCACAATTATTTCCAAGAGAGGGTTGGCATACAGCTGTGTCACAGTGGATATACACCTGGTGGAAAACAAGTATattatttgcaaaaatgtagATAAGGTGATATTAAAAAGAAggtaaaagcaaaacacacaaacaaagatttCTCAAAGGGTTGGATTCTATATTCTATACCTTTTCTCTGAGAGGAGTCATAACCTCTGGCTCTGCAGCGCCTCCCTTGCTGGGAttggcagcagcagtagctACAAAAGTGAACATCTTGAAAATAAAACGCCTGTGGTGGGTGGGGTACAAGAGTCCTGATGAGGCATCCAATGGCACTAGGGTGGTCTGGTAACGGTCATCACGGTAGGGGCAGCTATGACCAGAGGAGAGAGGGTGGAATATGTCCTAAGTATACCATATAATATGTATTATCAATACTTATCTCGAAGTCAGACCAACATTTACTCTTACCCATCAATCAGCAAGTCCCATTGAGGAAGACTGTGTGGGTAGGGGTCACAAGTTGCCCAGCATCTCCCAAGAGTCAAGACAAGGTTGGGATCAGTCCTCTCCAGCATTCGGATCTCAACGTACACAGGATCCCTGAGCACCTTTGTGACAGGGTAGTCAGAATCCATGTAAAAGGAGGTGTAGGCCACCTGTTCTGCTCAAACAGAAAGACTAGTTGGTGATACAGTTACTGTCAAATAAagccaactgaaaaaaaagtttctcctTTACACTGACCTTCTACACAGCCCTTGGTAGTACACTGTCCATTAGCCAGCCTGAGCTCCACACGCAGGGGTCCAGGAGCTGCTACTGGGGGCGGTGGAGGAACCAGGCCAACCTCAATGACCAGAGCCTCAACTGAGGTGCCAACATATCTACACTGGAAACGTATCctaagacaagaaaaaaggtTTATGTCAGACAATCATTTGAGTGAGGTTTGACTTGTAAAATATCAAGGCAGGTTCACTATATCTTCTTGATACCACTGAATTGTTTGAGTACTGTAATCCTTAGTCTACATGAAGTAATCTTTTATGTTGTGATTACTTAGtgttacagaaagaaaaacacatactCATAGCTGCTGTCCCTGGTAATGGCTCCATAGGGTCCAATAGCAACTTCATATGAGGAGGACATGCCGTTCTCATAGATTAGAACACCAGGCTCCTCCTACAGTGTGTTGGCAGCATTTAAATCTTTATTACTACctgacaaaaatgaattaaatcaaatggAAGAGTCAAAAGAGTCATGACCCTTACCATCACAAGAGTGCCGCAGGCCGTGACAGGGAACTGGTAGATGGCAAAAGCTGAAGTAGTACCAACAGGATTACAGTTTTGATCACTTCCAAGGAAAGTAATGGATTCCAAATCGATGTTCGGTAGGGTGGCGTCTCTGGCCACCACCAAGATGAACTGG from the Xiphias gladius isolate SHS-SW01 ecotype Sanya breed wild chromosome 8, ASM1685928v1, whole genome shotgun sequence genome contains:
- the LOC120792739 gene encoding zona pellucida sperm-binding protein 4-like is translated as MAMKLICGCLLAVALLSCLADAQYFKRPQQPQLPQEPQTPKYQPPPRPPQRPQTPPKKFLPQQPQQPQQPQQPQQPKRPQQPKQPQQPTEVFHTCEVAEQHKIQCGAPAISAAECEAINCCFDGRMCYYGKSVTLQCTKDAQFILVVARDATLPNIDLESITFLGSDQNCNPVGTTSAFAIYQFPVTACGTLVMEEPGVLIYENGMSSSYEVAIGPYGAITRDSSYEIRFQCRYVGTSVEALVIEVGLVPPPPPVAAPGPLRVELRLANGQCTTKGCVEEQVAYTSFYMDSDYPVTKVLRDPVYVEIRMLERTDPNLVLTLGRCWATCDPYPHSLPQWDLLIDGCPYRDDRYQTTLVPLDASSGLLYPTHHRRFIFKMFTFVATAAANPSKGGAAEPEVMTPLREKVYIHCDTAVCQPSLGNNCEPRCFRKRRDVAASFQRGFRAETTVVSSQEIVIVDPSGGI